From Gadus morhua chromosome 14, gadMor3.0, whole genome shotgun sequence:
aaaacagtccgctctgatgacgcacttcagcctcttttttttgctttcctgttggcggatcgatagcagcgtggtgaccctgcttcaaccacatctctgcaaatctgcgggccgggaaggcTGGATAGCTCTCCCAGAGAGCTGTCACTGACGTGCAGGATGAGGACAGCCAGCGCACATCAAACACTCTCCCAATCCTACGAGCCTGGATGCCCCAATCAAAAGCCGCAGACTCAAGCTCTTTCAAATATGAAGATATGCTGCTCtgtattcttttcatttttcgtccatttggtttaaacttttgtttcggcggggacaggaagttgacttttgaaaccATAGAAACGCAAGTAAATCCGgttggttttcaaaataaaactgctttctgcgagcgcgacgcctctgactcgcacccggtagatcaaaatcacagcacaatcaaaatgaggacggaccctgtgtattttggttgttaattattacgatgtaatggtgaaaatactttgggtgggggggataatttttatccccaccgaggataaaaataattcagcagagggtaggacgtgtaaaccagagggggggataatccccaccatccccaccggcaaatcgcaccctgtatatatatatattctacttcatttaagaatgctcgattctgattggctgggaggggtgcattaatccgtcatattgcccgctgacttgtcggttctacttgctgctggaAGAAGGTTAccgcggtaagccgtccacgagccgggcatatcaaactgtttattgcccggcctctctgtgattattccttacatagTATCATAGACGGTAGAGGATGGTCAGTGAAGGTCTCAGTGCAGCCTCATGTGGATCATTAACTGTGGTGGGTGTTTTCTTGTTAAATGGTATAAACGGAATTGTACGTTAAATGTTGATAACGAGGGTCGGTAATagaaacgatagttatgttattataactctagttctatgattgtaggcgtagccgtctaggcttcgccttatgagcttgtcccgtgcgcgcgcctgcgcgcgctgaaaattcaaactatgcacctatcagcgtgggcaccgcccacatttcccacggtatcgtgtctatataacgcggtgtataccgtcgctcatcctccacgcttttctttcagcatttggagggtacagcaggtgggaaactagacggctacgcctacaatcatagaaccagagttataataacataactatcgttctatttcatgtaggctacgccgtctaggcctcgccttatgggctaaggtgaagctgcgagcggagcccgatcaatgtactcctgctggaccccagtcaaaacgacctaagtcaccagagcacattaagactcaaaaagccaaggaagtgtaaaacacaacagcttgataaaaactaattcctcctagatcaagcaaggcaatgatcaagggagaaaaaagtgagtctgtaaagactccggctctaatccgtgcttcatggaacccatgaaaaggaaaagaaaaaccagagcaacacggtttccattaggtccgctaccaccgggggcggagctacggaatccggctctccaatagagtggcgaagtcacgccccttccggtagagctcatgggacctatgagatcgaaaaatatgaatgggtgtcaatggagagaaaataattattttctggtcccagtctttatatgccctggattacacataggttgtttgtggatttgaatgataatttttcatgcaaagaaaactaaaaattttcgtgaagaagattgataattttaggttttatgtgagaccgctttgtgaactacagctcttcgctgctctcgacgcatatgatatacgtcacaacacccgcacttggaactcggcacagagatggcgatctctctgccccacttcaccgctttttccaaggggaggataaaagcatcgaaagaggtgaaaaccatcataagtcggggcacgtgcagagtttcagttatgccgatgggaagattgtcggtcttctccacgcaagtcgcagggagcgtgacgtcacatacgagccgtgtagtctatctcattgtgttttatctacagcctttaactgaacaattgcacaataaacggttgaactctttgcatgaaaaattataatttaaatccaaaaacaacatatgtgtaatccagggcatataaagaccgggaccagaaaataattattttctctccattgacacccattcatatttttcgatttttctcataggtcccatgagctctaccggaaggggcgtgacttcgccactctataatGGGACTCTcccggccgtttcttatttgaagaaaacggcggaggtgccacactggtaaacaaaaccaccagacaattggcgagccaatagaaaaccccctagcctgtttttcatttgaaaaaaggtggaagagtaagactggtaatgaagtccaactcgccagccggcgagaggaaatccaaccacgccgctttaaagaacatgtctatattcttaagccgtaaaaggggtcccggactccagcacagagttgccgagtgagcccctggacatgtctaaaggccgatatatgctctgttttagacgtaacgcgtaagcacgtaagatacataacccccccttgcgcggtcaaatatccccccttacgtccATAAGTacgtcggcccaaattcctgactatgcgactaaaacactacggccctacgcagctcgcaaagattgtgattggccagctaaccacatcctttcaggagtctcacatttccggttttacagcataatagcgccatttttaaaaggctgtgacagaagcgaatgaagaattttgaagaaggagaagaagaaaacacaagaacgaattatgataattataaacagtaccgcgggaagtaggggtgctgccgcaccccctgtctgaggccccgtcttatcacagaaaacgattatttctaaaaactccggccaaagtggagatttctgaaaacgccggttatgtgttgtgtcaacggggagaaacgggattttaggttctgaagcgtcacattatgcaccaggaaatgcttaacgtcatgtgagcgcccgctgtaccgtattggtccgaatataaacacaaacccgacctatgtttggaaaaaagatttgaaaaccagatcttgtttttataaataaataaattgtattcatttaaataatatacgaaaattaaaaggcatagaataaaacactgcattgccactaaacagtagtgcaaataggccgtactgatgtgtacacaaaagactattcctgacactcctctgccccgctgtgttcgctctggctgtggtcgctccgcactgtttcggcccgtggcaaagcgggtcatcgtcgctgctgtccaaggcattttgagacgcagcatttatttaatgctcatatgacctagtgctgaaaaaaagttatatgaaaaagtgtgaggggagcggtggcgcgctaaacttgttctgtgagcagctggatgtgaaccatggtgtgaacacaacgatcgattttcgactgtgcgcgcatgcactggtgtaattgagctgcgctgctatatatcttttttatcaatgtagcgagttgcgagtctagtccaggctgagttttttttccagcaccccctgctgagaatacgtttccgaggctatgattataaatataaacaagccagcgatttccacttccacgcccacagattcgttcgttgctccccctactgttctggcggagaatccccttgcaacacgcgcaatccttaacgaaccttacgggaaccgtaaatcaaaacttgtctaaaacaagtcccttgtgcaaattacgtgcttacgtctctgcgtctaaaaacgaccctaaataggccttaacatgtaaaaacggacaaaggggccgggggaagaccatgATGCAggcgcgcagatgtcttccaccgaaacgcccttgagtagagccgttgaagcggccacgctccgtgtggagtgagctttaacgcccaacggtggcgccaagccctgccgagagtaggctaggcaaacaccctcacatacccagcgagaaaaccgctgcttagagaaaGCGGGgtccctgctagcgtcgctataacacacaaacaactgttgtgtggagcggaacgcggccgagcgattcacgtacatagccaatgcccgaaccgggcacaggagatgcgcCTCCgactcactagaatgaggcgggggggactccggctctaatccgtgcttcatggaacccatgaaaaggaaaagaaaaaccagagcaacacggtttccattaggtccgctaccaccgggggcggagctacggaatccggctctccaatagagtggcgaagtcacgccccttccggtagagctcatgggacctatgagatcgaaaaatatgaatgggtgtcaatggagagaaaataattattttctggtcccagtctttatatgccctggattacacataggttgtttgtggatttgaatgataatttttcatgcaaagaaaactaaaaattttcgtgaagaagattgataattttaggttttatgtgaggccgctttgtgaactacagctcttcgctgctctcgacgcatatgatatacgtcacaacacccgcacttggaactcggcacagagatggcgatctctctgccccacttcaccgctttttccaaggggaggataaaagcatcgaaagaggtgaaaaccatcataagtcggggcacgtgcagagtttcagttatgccgatgggaagattgtcggtcttctccacgcaagtcgcagggagcgtgacgtcacatacgagccgtgtagtctatctcattgtgttttatctacagcctttaactgaacaattgcacaataaacggttgaactctttgcatgaaaaattataatttaaatccaaaaacaacatatgtgtaatccagggcatataaagaccgggaccagaaaataattattttctctccattgacacccattcatatttttcgatttttctcataggtcccatgagctctaccggaaggggcgtgacttcgccactctataatGGGACTCTcccggccgtttcttatttgaagaaaacggcggaggtgccacactggtaaacaaaaccaccagacaattggcgagccaatagaaaaccccctagcctgtttttcatttgaaaaaaggtggaagagtaagactggtaatgaagtccaactcgccagccggcgagaggaaatccaaccacgccgctttaaagaacatgtctatattcttaagccgtaaaaggggtcccggactccagcacagagttgccgagtgagcccctggacatgtctaaaggccgatatatgctctgttttagacgtaacgcgtaagcacgtaagatacataacccccccttgcgcggtcaaatatccccccttacgtccATAAGTacgtcggcccaaattcctgactatgcgactaaaacactacggccctacgcagctcgcaaagattgtgattggccagctaaccacatcctttcaggagtctcacatttccggttttacagcataatagcgccatttttaaaaggctgtgacagaagcgaatgaagaattttgaagaaggagaagaagaaaacacaagaacgaattatgataattataaacagtaccgcgggaagtaggggtgctgccgcaccccctgtctgaggccccgtcttatcacagaaaacgattatttctaaaaactccggccaaagtggagatttctgaaaacgccggttatgtgttgtgtcaacggggagaaacgggattttaggttctgaagcgtcacattatgcaccaggaaatgcttaacgtcatgtgagcgcccgctgtaccgtattggtccgaatataaacacaaacccgacctatgtttggaaaaaagatttgaaaaccagatcttgtttttataaataaataaattgtattcatttaaataatatacgaaaattaaaaggcatagaataaaacactgcattgccactaaacagtagtgcaaataggccgtactgatgtgtacacaaaagactattcctgacactcctctgccccgctgtgttcgctctggctgtggtcgctccgcactgtttcggcccgtggcaaagcgggtcatcgtcgctgctgtccaaggcattttgagacgcagcatttatttaatgctcatatgacctagtgctgaaaaaaagttatatgaaaaagtgtgaggggagcggtggcgcgctaaacttgttctgtgagcagctggatgtgaaccatggtgtgaacacaacgatcgattttcgactgtgcgcgcatgcactggtgtaattgagctgcgctgctatatatcttttttatcaatgtagcgagttgcgagtctagtccaggctgagttttttttccagcaccccctgctgagaatacgtttccgaggctatgattataaatataaacaagccagcgatttccacttccacgcccacagattcgttcgttgctccccctactgttctggcggagaatccccttgcaacacgcgcaatccttaacgaaccttacgggaaccgtaaatcaaaacttgtctaaaacaagtcccttgtgcaaattacgtgcttacgtctctgcgtctaaaaacgaccctaaataggccttaacatgtaaaaacggacaaaggggccgggggaagaccatgATGCAggcgcgcagatgtcttccaccgaaacgcccttgagtagagccgttgaagcggccacgctccgtgtggagtgagctttaacgcccaacggtggcgccaagccctgccgagagtaggctaggcaaacaccctcacatacccagcgagaaaaccgctgcttagagaaaGCGGGgtccctgctagcgtcgctataacacacaaacaactgttgtgtggagcggaacgcggccgagcgattcacgtacatagccaatgcccgaaccgggcacaggagatgcgcCTCCgactcactagaatgaggcgggggggactccggctctaatccgtgcttcatggaacccatgaaaaggaaaagaaaaaccagagcaacacggtttccattaggtccgctaccaccgggggcggagctacggaatccggctctccaatagagtggcgaagtcacgccccttccggtagagctcatgggacctatgagatcgaaaaatatgaatgggtgtcaatggagagaaaataattattttctggtcccagtctttatatgccctggattacacataggttgtttgtggatttgaatgataatttttcatgcaaagaaaactaaaaattttcgtgaagaagattgataattttaggttttatgtgaggccgctttgtgaactacagctcttcgctgctctcgacgcatatgatatacgtcacaacacccgcacttggaactcggcacagagatggtgatctctctgccccacttcaccgctttttccaaggggaggataaaagcatcgaaagaggtgaaaaccattataagtcggggcacgtgcagagtttcagttatgccgatgggaagattgccggtcttctccacgcaagtcgcagggagcgtgacgtcacatacgagccgtgtagtctatctcattgtgttttatctacagcctttaactgaacaattgcacaataaacggttgaactctttgcatgaaaaattataatttaaatccaaaaacaacatatgtgtaatccagggcatataaagaccgggaccagaaaataattattttctctccattgacacccattcatatttttcaatttttctcataggtcccatgagctctaccggaaggggcgtgacttcgccactctataatGGGACTCTcccggccgtttcttatttgaagaaaacggcgggagtgccacactggtaaacaaaaccaccagacaattggcgagccaatagaaaaccccctagcctgtttttcatttgaaaaaaggtggaagagtaagactggtaatgaagtccaactcgccagccggcgagaggaaatccaaccacgccgctttaaagaacatgtctatattcttaagccgtaaaaggggtcccggactccagcacagagttgccgagtgagcccctggacatgtctaacatgtaaaaactgacaaaggggccgggggaagaccatgACGCAggcgcgcagatgtcttccaccgaaaagcccttgagtagagccgttgaagcggccacgctccgtgtggagtgagctttaacgcccaacgttggcgccaagccctgccgagagtaggctaggcaaacaccctcacatacccagcgagaaaaacGCTGCTTAGAGAAAGCGGGgtccctgctagcgtcgctataacacacaaacaactgttgtgtggagcggaacgcggccgagcgattcacgtacatagccaatgcccgaaccgggcacaggagatgcaactccgcctccgcctcactagaatgattATTAACAAAGAGTTCAGAACTAAGGAACGCATCCGGAGAGACTTCCTGTCCGACTGGTTGTCCGTGTTGCACGATTCATTCAAAGCAGCAGGGTTGCTTTGGATAGAGACTTTAGACCTCCACTAAAATGGCAGAGAAAATCCCTCAGCTCAAGAATTTCCTGACTTGCAGCGTGTGCACTGAGATCTTCAGGGACCCGGTGTCTCTAGGCTGTCACCACAGCTTCTGTTACAGATGTCTCCAGGACTTCTGGGCCCAAGCTGAGAACAAGAACTGTCCCATCTGTAAGAGGAAATCCTCAAATGATGCAGTCGTTAACTTTTCCATCAAAGAGCTCGCTGACTCCTACTCTGGAAGCCAGAGGTCTGGCCCCTCTGATGAGGCCCAGGTGGACAAAAGGGGGAGACACCACAAGCTGAAGCAGCAGCTGAGACCTGACCTCACGGCTCTACAGGCCAGGAGGAGCAGacaccaggagctggaggagacgtaTGAGGCCATGGTTCCTCACCTCAAGGTACAGCGGGTGAAGACCGAGAGGCGGATCAGAGCAGAGTTTGAACAGCTTCACTGGTtcctgagagaggaagaggaggccagAGTGGCGGtcctgagagaggaagaggagcagaagaggaagaggatccTCCTGGAGAGGAAGACCCTTCCTCTCCAGCGCTCCCGGACCTGCGCCAGAGCCCTGCTCTCCGGTTCTGATCCCCAGCTGCTTCCTGGAGCGCTGCTGGACGAGGCCAAACACCTGGGAAACCTGGCCCACAGAGTCTGGGAGAAGATGGGGCAGAGGACCACCTTCAGCCCCGTTACTCTGGACCCAAACACTGCAtcacgctcactctctctgtctgatgaTCTGACCAGCGTGAGAGTTAGCGATGTAATCCAGAAGGTTCCTAACAACCCAGAGAGGTTCACTATGTACCGTGAGGTTCTGGGTTCTGAGGGCTTCAGCTCAGGGGAACactgctgggaggtggaggtgggagaccTTCCTAGCTGGACAATAGGTGTTGCTAAAGAgtcagtggagaggagaggagagcgtaCTGCTACAGCAGCTAATGGAATCTGGTGTTTACTCCACCGCAGTGGAAAGTACACTCGGTGTACTGGTAAAACCCTGACATTGAAGAGGACTCCAGAGAGGATCAGAGTCCAGCTGGACTatgatggaggggaggtgtccTTCTACGACCCTGAAGACATGACTCTCATCTACACCCATCAACACACTTTCACTGACAACATCTTCCCTTACTTTAGTCTTGGAGCAGCAGGTGAAGCCCGGACCAAAGATGTTAGAGTGTGTGGTGTCTCCTCTGGCACTCAGCTCTAGATGACctgcttcctgtgtgtgtgtgtgtgtgtgtgtgtgtgtgtgtgtgtgtgtgtgtgtgtgtgtgtgtgtgtgtgtgtgtgtgtgtgtgtgtgtgtgtgtgtgtgtgtgtgtgtgtgtgtgacttttattattttttatatatatgcttGTAAACCAATAAGGTAAACTACATTCTTGCTTGAAGAAATGTTAAATATGATAACTTCAAATAAAACGTGGCTCGTCCTTAGCTGCACCGCTTAGCTCCTGGAAGCTTCCGGGTAATAATCAAAGAGTAGAACAACGAAACAGATCAACAggtatattacaataaaaataataaaaagtataCATATAAGCatagtatcatatatatatatatgtttatatatatatatattggtatatatattagtatggtatatatatgtgtatatttatatatatatacatacatgtatgtatgtatgtatgtatgtatgtatgtatgtatgtatatgtgtatatatatatatatatatatatatatatatatatatatatatatatatatatatatatatatatatatatatatatatgtatatatatgtatatatatgtatataggtgtataaatatatatataggtatagtATCATAGACGGTAGAGGATGGTCAGTGAAGGTCTCAGTGCAGCCTGTGGATCATTAAcagtgaggggtgtgtgtgtttcctcgtTAACTGGTATGAATGGATTCTGTACGTCAAATGTTGATACAGCTACACAAGAATCACATGGGAAAATAATGATCATCCATCAAACGGTTGGTTATGTAAGTAATTCTATTACTCTTGGTTTTAGTCAATTCTGTTCATTCCTGTCAGTGTATTAGTCTACCCTCACTGTTTGGGACGTATCTGTTTATGGTACATATTCAAGCAGGGTATAGAAAGGTGTTTGGGTTTGATTCCAGGGTCTAGGGTTTAGAGTTAAAGAGTTAATCAATTAGATAGAAcataataatgaattaattattatgttattaattattatgaatAGTGATTATTCAGATCACTGTGTTTCCGTTAACCAATTAAAAGTTATTTCTTACACTTAACATGTGTCGGCCTGTTCTATGATTCATGTCTTTCATAACTCCTCGGGAAGAAGCCGCCCTGACGCGTACAACAGGAAACCTTCTTTAGACTGGACTCACAACCATCGTCTTCATCTGCTGATGAAGTCATCGGTCTCCATAGCGACCGACTAGTTTCTCTCCTCCCTTACCGTTTCATGGTGCTAGTAACTGGCCCTCCTTGGACCACACAGAATAATAATATGCATCAAACACATGAAGCTCATGATCcaatattattttgttattatgcTAAACTTAATCAATACTAACAAAAAACATCCaccatattgtgttgtgttgccccCTGGTGGGCGACCCGTACTACCACAGGGTGACGTCACCACGAGCCGCGCCACCGTCTGATTCTTAAGTGCAAACTGCAAAGTCACTTAAAAGTTATTACTTTaggctaatatatatatatagtattttgCTCAATATGTAGACCCGTGCTCTGTGACTTAGACGGAACATCATtagttattttaattttaatatctATGAAATAATATCTATGAAAAAGGTGATATTATTATCTATTTTAATATCA
This genomic window contains:
- the LOC115559186 gene encoding zinc-binding protein A33-like gives rise to the protein MAEKIPQLKNFLTCSVCTEIFRDPVSLGCHHSFCYRCLQDFWAQAENKNCPICKRKSSNDAVVNFSIKELADSYSGSQRSGPSDEAQVDKRGRHHKLKQQLRPDLTALQARRSRHQELEETYEAMVPHLKVQRVKTERRIRAEFEQLHWFLREEEEARVAVLREEEEQKRKRILLERKTLPLQRSRTCARALLSGSDPQLLPGALLDEAKHLGNLAHRVWEKMGQRTTFSPVTLDPNTASRSLSLSDDLTSVRVSDVIQKVPNNPERFTMYREVLGSEGFSSGEHCWEVEVGDLPSWTIGVAKESVERRGERTATAANGIWCLLHRSGKYTRCTGKTLTLKRTPERIRVQLDYDGGEVSFYDPEDMTLIYTHQHTFTDNIFPYFSLGAAGEARTKDVRVCGVSSGTQL